A stretch of the Dioscorea cayenensis subsp. rotundata cultivar TDr96_F1 chromosome 4, TDr96_F1_v2_PseudoChromosome.rev07_lg8_w22 25.fasta, whole genome shotgun sequence genome encodes the following:
- the LOC120258294 gene encoding uncharacterized protein LOC120258294 yields the protein MHTYRHILNPTHDKHSWPKSDQGPIIPPEPMNKRRGRKTLLRRKEVDENPGFSRGKVSKKGVKIKCSLCGATGHNKRYHGQNNTTSSAWTSQGFGPVPENIM from the exons ATGCACACATATAGGCATATCCTGAACCCAACTCATGATAAGCACTCATGGCCAAAAAGTGACCAAGGTCCCATCATTCCACCAGAGCCAATGAATAAGAGGAGGGGCAGGAAAACTTTGCTTAGGAGGAAAGAAGTGGATGAAAACCCTGGCTTTTCCAGGGGAAAAGTAAGTAAGAAAGGTGTGAAAATTAAATGCAGCTTGTGTGGTGCAACAGGCCATAATAAGAGATACCATGGGCAG AACAACACAACAAGTTCAGCATGGACATCACAGGGATTTGGACCTGTGCCAGAG AACATAATGTAG
- the LOC120258293 gene encoding uncharacterized protein LOC120258293 has product MASLLRTTSSIVLLFMLLSIASTFASPDGSLLRRDLLAFNPALRKQGGRGSEPIPNCKEMASRIECERNSKWCRWCRSDALDDMCFGTSEAWRLPVQMICHDNMTWIARTQVQPFLWY; this is encoded by the exons ATGGCTTCTCTCCTTCGAACTACGTCCTCCATCGTCCTCCTCTTCATGCTCCTCTCGATCGCCTCAACCTTCGCCTCCCCTGACGGCTCTTTGCTCCGCCGTGATCTCCTAGCCTTCAATCCCGCTTTGAGGAAACAGGGCGGCAGGGGATCCGAGCCGATCCCCAACTGCAAGGAGATGGCGTCGAGGATCGAGTGCGAGCGAAACTCCAAGTGGTGCAGATGGTGCCGCAGTGACGCTCTTGACGACATGTGCTTCGGCACCTCTGAGGCCTGGCGCCTCCCCGTCCAG ATGATTTGCCATGACAATATGACATGGATTGCAAGAACTCAGGTCCAGCCATTTTTGTGGTATTAA
- the LOC120258286 gene encoding protein BZR1 homolog 2, whose protein sequence is MTSGSRMPTWKERENNKRRERRRRAIAAKIYSGLRMYGNYKLPKHCDNNEVLKAVCNEAGWTVEEDGTTYRKGCKPMEPMEVVGASASPSPCSSYQPSPCTSYNPSPASSSFASPASSSYITNANNTNNVTDGISLIPWLKNLASSTSSYKHPNHYYHLYMHGGSISAPVTPPLSSPTARTPRMKTDWDDLAAQASWAGGANYTFQPASSTPPSPGRRTIPDSAGWLAGLQIPSGGSSSPTFSFVSSNPFGGLPTMGSSSSQMWTPGQSGTCSPVIVGPDVQMSDEFAFGSSSNGNLPAPTVVKPWEGERIHEECVSDELELTLGSSKTRSVTQL, encoded by the exons ATGACGTCGGGTTCGAGGATGCCGACGTGGAAGGAGAGGGAGAACAACAAGCGGAGGGAACGACGGCGGAGGGCGATCGCCGCCAAGATCTACTCCGGCCTTCGGATGTACGGCAACTACAAGCTCCCCAAGCACTGCGACAACAACGAGGTCCTCAAAGCCGTTTGCAACGAGGCCGGTTGGACCGTCGAGGAGGACGGCACCACTTACCGCAAG GGATGCAAACCAATGGAACCAATGGAGGTGGTTGGAGCCTCAGCTTCACCTAGCCCTTGCTCATCATACCAGCCAAGCCCCTGTACATCATATAACCCAAGCCCTGCATCATCATCCTTTGCTAGCCCTGCTTCTTCATCCTACATCACCAATGccaacaacaccaacaatgtCACTGATGGCATTTCCCTCATTCCATGGCTTAAAAATCTTGCCTCATCAACCTCATCCTATAAGCATCCTAACCATTACTACCACCTTTACATGCATGGAGGTTCCATAAGTGCACCTGTTACACCACCTTTGAGTTCTCCTACTGCTCGCACACCACGGATGAAAACTGACTGGGATGACCTTGCAGCACAGGCTTCATGGGCTGGTGGTGCTAACTACACTTTCCAACCAGCATCCTCCACTCCTCCGAGCCCCGGCCGACGAACCATTCCTGATTCAGCTGGATGGCTAGCAGGGCTCCAAATACCAAGTGGAGGTTCTTCATCACCCACCTTTAGCTTTGTCTCATCCAATCCATTTGGGGGATTGCCTACAATGGGTTCTTCCAGTTCCCAGATGTGGACTCCAGGACAGAGTGGGACATGCTCCCCAGTTATTGTTGGGCCTGATGTCCAGATGTCTGATGAGTTTGCATTTGGAAGCAGCAGTAATGGCAACCTTCCTGCTCCAACTGTGGTAAAGCCATGGGAAGGGGAGAGGATTCATGAGGAATGTGTATCTGATGAGCTGGAGCTAACTCTTGGAAGCTCAAAGACAAGGTCTGTTACCCAATTATAA